The following are from one region of the Flexibacter flexilis DSM 6793 genome:
- a CDS encoding DUF262 domain-containing protein: protein MKTLEESEKAEEQIKDVQADYNYRFADYSIGELLKKFVPKGQKPNFEDDAISGLYVPIYQRDFVWPENMKSRFIESLLMGVPIQPLFAFELDEDGNLELLDGVQRLSSVKSFVDNELVLSDLEALDTLNGFSFSDLNSARKRKFLNIQLKLYIIDDNTTEGVRADIFRRVNEGGKRLEPAEIRKGKFLDNKFYEFILKMADSPEFGALFSSTKDSKKLRGEKEELITRFFAFSNNYQNFVHSVKGFLDDYIINVGQTFDQQQEQIMQDELFRTLDFVQKNIPNGFRKSQNSKSIPRVRFEAISIGTNLALRENPQLLFAKPVNTKWINSNEFKIQTTSDAANNKSKVIGRIDFVKNCLLGIQDLNKLTYND, encoded by the coding sequence ATGAAAACCTTAGAAGAATCAGAAAAAGCAGAAGAACAAATCAAGGACGTTCAGGCAGACTATAATTATAGATTTGCAGATTATTCTATTGGCGAACTTCTCAAAAAATTTGTACCTAAAGGGCAAAAACCAAATTTTGAAGATGACGCTATTTCGGGGCTTTATGTACCTATTTATCAACGTGATTTTGTTTGGCCAGAAAACATGAAATCTCGATTTATTGAATCGCTTTTGATGGGTGTTCCTATACAGCCATTGTTTGCTTTTGAGTTAGATGAAGATGGAAATTTAGAGTTATTAGATGGCGTTCAAAGGCTTTCATCTGTAAAGTCATTTGTTGATAATGAGCTTGTTTTGTCAGATTTAGAAGCGTTAGATACGTTAAATGGATTTTCTTTTAGTGACCTAAATTCAGCACGAAAACGTAAATTTTTGAATATACAACTCAAGCTCTATATAATTGATGATAACACAACTGAAGGTGTTCGGGCAGATATTTTTAGGCGTGTAAATGAAGGAGGTAAAAGATTAGAACCCGCAGAAATTAGAAAAGGTAAATTTTTAGACAATAAATTTTATGAATTTATTCTAAAAATGGCAGATTCCCCTGAATTTGGCGCACTTTTCAGTTCTACAAAAGATAGTAAAAAACTAAGAGGAGAAAAAGAAGAATTAATCACGCGCTTTTTTGCTTTTTCTAATAATTATCAAAATTTTGTTCATTCTGTTAAAGGTTTTTTAGATGATTATATTATAAATGTAGGGCAAACATTTGACCAGCAACAAGAACAAATAATGCAAGATGAACTATTTAGAACATTAGATTTTGTGCAAAAAAATATACCAAATGGATTTAGAAAATCACAAAATTCTAAATCTATACCTCGTGTTCGTTTTGAGGCTATATCCATTGGTACTAATTTAGCTTTAAGGGAAAATCCACAATTATTGTTTGCTAAACCAGTGAATACAAAGTGGATAAACTCCAATGAGTTTAAAATACAAACCACTTCTGATGCTGCCAACAATAAATCTAAAGTTATTGGAAGAATTGATTTTGTAAAAAATTGTCTGCTTGGCATTCAAGATTTAAACAAACTTACTTACAATGATTAG
- a CDS encoding DNA cytosine methyltransferase, producing MLNNTVVIDLFCGIGGLSHGFVKEDFKVVAGIDIDKSCKYPFEANNNSVFILKSVSDISKKDIAPLFEKAECKILVGCAPCQPFSSYTFKDEEKKDNEKWSLLYDFARIVRETQPDIVSMENVSQLINFKKAPVFEDFLNSLKELGYFVHYEVVNCPDYGIPQKRKRLVLLASRLGKIQLIPKTHTKKTYVTVKDAIGQLPAIQDGEAYKNDKLHYARKLTPLNKERIEKTPYGGSWKDWPNDLKLECHKKDSGKSYPSVYGRMKWEEPAPTMTTHCIGYGNGRFGHPEQHRAISLREASLLQTFPIDYKFFDEKQQNFSSVAIARQIGNAVPVKLGEVIAKSIKEHLKNIA from the coding sequence ATGTTAAATAACACTGTTGTAATAGATTTATTTTGCGGAATTGGTGGCTTATCACATGGTTTTGTGAAAGAAGATTTTAAGGTTGTTGCAGGAATAGACATTGATAAGTCTTGCAAGTATCCTTTTGAGGCAAATAATAATTCCGTTTTTATTTTAAAAAGTGTCTCAGATATTTCAAAAAAGGATATTGCTCCTTTATTTGAAAAAGCTGAATGTAAAATATTAGTAGGTTGCGCCCCATGTCAGCCATTTTCCTCTTATACTTTTAAAGATGAAGAAAAAAAAGATAACGAGAAATGGAGTTTATTATATGATTTTGCGAGAATAGTTAGAGAAACTCAACCTGATATAGTTTCAATGGAGAATGTATCTCAACTAATAAACTTCAAAAAAGCTCCAGTTTTTGAGGATTTTCTTAATTCTTTAAAAGAGTTAGGCTATTTTGTGCATTACGAAGTGGTAAACTGTCCTGATTATGGTATTCCTCAGAAAAGAAAGCGACTTGTTTTATTAGCATCAAGGCTTGGTAAAATTCAATTAATTCCCAAAACTCACACTAAAAAAACGTACGTTACTGTTAAAGATGCCATAGGACAGCTTCCTGCAATTCAGGACGGAGAGGCATATAAAAATGATAAATTACATTATGCAAGAAAACTAACGCCTCTCAATAAAGAAAGAATTGAGAAAACGCCTTATGGTGGCAGTTGGAAAGACTGGCCTAATGATTTAAAGTTGGAATGCCATAAAAAGGATTCGGGGAAGTCTTATCCAAGTGTATATGGGCGAATGAAATGGGAAGAGCCTGCTCCAACCATGACAACGCATTGTATTGGCTATGGCAATGGTAGATTTGGGCATCCTGAACAACATAGAGCAATTTCTTTAAGAGAGGCTTCGCTGCTTCAAACATTTCCAATTGACTATAAGTTTTTTGATGAAAAACAGCAAAACTTCTCTTCGGTAGCCATTGCAAGACAAATTGGAAATGCTGTTCCTGTTAAATTAGGAGAAGTAATTGCCAAAAGCATTAAAGAACATCTAAAAAATATAGCATGA
- a CDS encoding alpha/beta hydrolase, producing the protein MPKHLSNHLVPELAAVQGSAIEQWVIKSFHSAVQHKDYTVRIFLPLGYHDSNAHYKVLYANDGQDMEAIKLAATLENLQNAGQTNPLIVVAIDANERILDYGTAEILDFANRGRKAKKYISFILEELMPYINSHYRTLQGAENAAFMGFSLGGLSAIDIVWHYPHLFGKVGVFSGSFWWRRRDIGKGYVPADRIMQAQIRESQAKKEGLRFWLQTGTNDETNDRDGDGIIDSIGDTLDLIHELKAKGYTDRDIEYVEVQGGEHNQQTWGEIMPDFLKWAFGR; encoded by the coding sequence ATGCCCAAACATTTATCTAATCATTTAGTCCCAGAATTGGCGGCTGTACAAGGGTCGGCCATTGAGCAATGGGTAATTAAATCGTTTCATTCTGCTGTTCAGCACAAAGATTACACTGTGCGCATTTTTTTGCCGCTCGGCTACCACGACAGCAACGCGCATTACAAAGTGCTTTATGCCAACGACGGGCAAGACATGGAAGCCATCAAGCTGGCCGCAACACTGGAAAACCTCCAAAATGCTGGCCAAACCAATCCGCTTATTGTGGTGGCCATTGATGCCAACGAACGCATTTTGGACTATGGAACTGCCGAAATTTTGGATTTTGCCAACAGAGGCCGCAAAGCCAAAAAGTATATTTCTTTTATTTTGGAAGAACTAATGCCCTACATCAACAGCCATTACAGAACCTTGCAAGGAGCTGAAAATGCGGCGTTTATGGGCTTTTCATTGGGCGGACTCTCGGCCATAGACATCGTGTGGCATTATCCGCATTTGTTCGGAAAAGTCGGCGTTTTTTCGGGTTCGTTTTGGTGGCGCAGACGCGATATTGGCAAAGGATATGTGCCCGCCGACCGCATCATGCAAGCCCAAATCCGTGAAAGTCAGGCAAAAAAAGAAGGGTTACGTTTTTGGTTGCAAACAGGCACCAACGACGAAACCAACGACCGCGACGGCGACGGCATCATTGATTCTATTGGCGATACGTTGGATTTGATACACGAACTAAAAGCCAAAGGCTACACCGACCGCGACATCGAATACGTGGAAGTACAAGGCGGAGAGCATAACCAACAGACTTGGGGCGAGATTATGCCCGATTTCCTGAAATGGGCTTTTGGGCGTTAG
- the rplM gene encoding 50S ribosomal protein L13 yields the protein MDALSYKTVSANDATADKQWVIVDAEAAVLGRLASEVAKMIRGKHKVNYTPHVDCGDYVIVINADKIKLTGKKWDDKVYISHTGYPGGQREATPRQLKAKSSAIIIEHAVRGMLPKNRLGRRLFTKLYVYEGAEHPHAAQQPKEIKL from the coding sequence GTGGACGCATTAAGTTACAAAACTGTATCGGCCAACGACGCAACTGCTGACAAGCAGTGGGTGATTGTTGACGCCGAAGCCGCTGTTTTGGGTCGTTTGGCAAGTGAAGTTGCCAAAATGATTCGGGGTAAACACAAAGTAAATTACACCCCTCACGTTGATTGCGGTGATTATGTAATCGTTATTAACGCTGACAAAATCAAGCTTACTGGTAAGAAATGGGACGACAAAGTGTATATCTCGCATACTGGTTATCCAGGCGGACAACGCGAAGCAACCCCTCGCCAGCTTAAAGCAAAATCGTCAGCGATTATCATCGAACACGCTGTAAGAGGTATGTTGCCTAAAAACCGTTTGGGTCGCCGCCTTTTCACCAAGTTGTATGTTTATGAAGGTGCTGAGCATCCACACGCTGCTCAACAACCTAAAGAGATTAAACTTTAA
- a CDS encoding MAE_28990/MAE_18760 family HEPN-like nuclease, with amino-acid sequence MIRDEFNTRKAEIDSYYEILRIIELESPNISAYNLNEGITTSLPINSEKICALRSTAYLLLYNLIESTVYNSIVSIFDSISDDHLKYFDVINEVQKYWLNQLYKHDDKKKKEAIIETIMNIAIQIQNDTISLVSNEISYGGSLDARTIQNTAQSMNIEIKYIHQMYNASTHGTALSNIKQKRNWLAHGEKSFTDVGRQCSTTELTDAKDRVYEYLDAFITSVEKYINDKKYKK; translated from the coding sequence ATGATTAGAGATGAATTTAATACAAGAAAAGCAGAAATAGACTCATATTACGAGATATTGAGAATAATTGAATTAGAAAGCCCTAATATTTCTGCTTATAACCTCAATGAAGGTATAACAACATCATTGCCAATAAACAGCGAGAAAATATGCGCATTACGTTCTACGGCATATTTGCTTCTGTACAATTTAATCGAATCAACCGTCTATAACTCTATTGTTTCAATATTTGACAGTATTAGCGATGACCATTTAAAGTACTTTGATGTTATTAATGAAGTACAAAAATATTGGCTAAATCAACTTTATAAACACGATGACAAAAAAAAGAAAGAAGCGATTATTGAAACAATAATGAATATTGCTATTCAGATTCAAAATGACACAATATCATTAGTATCAAATGAAATAAGCTATGGAGGGTCTTTGGATGCACGAACAATCCAAAATACAGCCCAGTCTATGAATATTGAAATAAAATACATTCATCAAATGTATAATGCAAGTACTCATGGTACAGCCTTATCTAATATTAAACAAAAACGTAATTGGTTGGCTCATGGAGAAAAATCATTTACAGATGTAGGCAGACAATGTTCCACTACAGAATTAACTGATGCAAAAGATAGAGTGTATGAATACTTAGACGCATTTATTACATCAGTAGAAAAATACATAAACGACAAAAAATACAAAAAATAA
- the rpsI gene encoding 30S ribosomal protein S9, translated as MEVVNTLGRRKTAVARIYLSAGSGAITVNKRDIKEYFPSEILQTIVNQPFAVSGELAKYDVKVNVKGGGIAGQAEAVRLAISRALCEISADFRPALKAEGFLTRDPRMVERKKYGRRKARRRFQFSKR; from the coding sequence ATGGAAGTTGTAAACACATTAGGAAGAAGAAAAACAGCAGTAGCACGCATTTATTTGTCTGCTGGCAGTGGTGCCATCACTGTAAACAAACGTGATATTAAAGAATATTTTCCTTCTGAAATTCTGCAAACAATTGTAAACCAACCATTTGCGGTATCTGGCGAATTAGCTAAATACGACGTAAAAGTAAACGTAAAAGGTGGTGGTATCGCTGGCCAAGCTGAAGCAGTTCGTTTGGCTATCTCTCGTGCATTGTGCGAAATCAGCGCGGATTTCCGTCCTGCTCTTAAAGCGGAAGGTTTCCTTACTCGCGACCCTCGCATGGTGGAACGCAAGAAATACGGTCGTCGCAAAGCACGTCGCAGATTCCAATTCAGCAAGCGTTAA
- the trxA gene encoding thioredoxin, giving the protein MGKAIEITDANFESIIASDKPVLVDFWAEWCGPCRMIAPIVEELAGEYEGKAVIGKLNVDENPNVAVQFGIRSIPTLLVFKDGKIVDKQVGAVAKGVLAGKISAQF; this is encoded by the coding sequence ATGGGAAAAGCAATAGAAATTACTGACGCAAACTTCGAATCAATCATTGCATCAGATAAGCCAGTTTTGGTGGATTTTTGGGCTGAATGGTGCGGTCCTTGCCGCATGATTGCGCCAATCGTAGAAGAGTTGGCTGGCGAATACGAAGGCAAAGCCGTAATCGGCAAATTGAACGTGGACGAAAATCCTAACGTTGCCGTACAATTCGGTATCCGTAGTATCCCAACGCTACTTGTTTTCAAAGATGGCAAGATAGTGGACAAACAAGTTGGTGCAGTAGCAAAAGGCGTATTAGCTGGCAAAATTTCTGCCCAATTCTAA
- the rpsB gene encoding 30S ribosomal protein S2, giving the protein MAQKIEYKDLLDAGVHFGHLTRKWNPKMAPYIFMERNGIHIIDLNKTLTSLDEATAAIKGIVRSGRKVMFVATKKQAKEFVSEEARRLKMPYVTERWLGGMLTNFVTIRKSLKKLSNIERLMKEEAYKSLAKKEKLTIAREKEKLERILGGVTDLNRLPSALFVVDIKREHIAIAEAHKLGIPVFAMVDTNSDPTAVEFAIPANDDAFKSIALITKAIGQAIEEGLMERKRERDEDKTREDEEAKINETSEAPKAAAQDEE; this is encoded by the coding sequence ATGGCTCAAAAAATAGAATATAAAGATTTGTTGGATGCTGGTGTACACTTCGGCCACCTCACCCGCAAGTGGAACCCTAAAATGGCTCCTTATATCTTCATGGAGCGTAACGGTATCCACATTATTGACCTTAACAAAACGCTTACAAGCCTTGACGAAGCTACAGCAGCTATCAAAGGCATCGTGCGTTCTGGTCGCAAAGTGATGTTCGTTGCTACTAAAAAACAAGCAAAAGAATTTGTTTCGGAAGAAGCTCGTCGCCTTAAAATGCCTTACGTTACAGAACGTTGGTTGGGTGGTATGCTTACTAACTTCGTAACAATTCGCAAATCCTTGAAAAAACTCTCTAACATCGAGCGTTTGATGAAAGAAGAGGCTTACAAGAGTCTTGCGAAAAAAGAAAAACTTACTATCGCTCGTGAAAAAGAGAAATTGGAGCGCATCTTAGGCGGTGTAACTGACCTAAACCGTTTGCCTTCAGCTCTTTTCGTAGTGGATATTAAGAGAGAACACATCGCTATCGCGGAAGCTCACAAACTTGGTATTCCTGTGTTTGCAATGGTAGATACAAACTCTGACCCAACTGCGGTTGAGTTCGCTATCCCTGCTAACGACGATGCTTTCAAATCTATCGCCCTTATCACTAAAGCAATCGGCCAAGCTATCGAAGAAGGCTTGATGGAGCGCAAACGTGAACGCGACGAAGACAAAACTCGTGAAGACGAAGAAGCAAAAATCAACGAAACGTCAGAAGCTCCAAAAGCTGCTGCTCAAGACGAAGAATAA
- a CDS encoding glycoside hydrolase family 97 protein yields MKKTIIFGLGILSLSLSTVAQSIKSPNGQLEFAFEIKDGKPSYKLNYKDKAVVRNSRLGLTLKDAPALLEGFEVKKQETKSVNENWNPVLGEFKTIKNNYNELAVTLRQAKEDREILVRFRVFNDGLGFRYEFPQQKNLNYFVIAEEETQFALSGDNKAWWIAGDYDTEEYNYVTSKLSEVPARFKEGYEQNVSQTVIPNGLQTPLMMKSQDGLYINLHEAALMDYAAMNVELDSKNFVLKTHLTPDAQGAKGYMQTPCQSPWRTIVVSDKATDILASKLILNLNEPCKLPTTDWIKPVKYVGVWWQMFCPNQGSWSYADVDNIHLGVTDYKKLTPNKTHAANNKNVKKYIDFAAKHGFDAVLVEGWNEGWEDWFGHSKEFVFDFVTPYPDFNVKELNEYAQSKGVRIIMHHETSASATNYERWMDTAYKFMVNHGYKAVKSGYVGNIIPRGEHHYSQWMVKHYHRAFTRAADYKLMVNAHETVHLTGMHRTYPNYIAAEAARGTEYETFSGVNPEHTTILPFTRLMGGPMDYTPGIFQTQFNYYKSDDTRFIKTTLVKQLALYVTMYSPLQMAADIIDNYERFPDAFQFIKDVAVDWDDTKIIEAEPGDYITIARKAKGKEDWFVGGITDENPRTAKFDFSFLDDKATYVATIYADGADAHYVTKPQSYAIRKVLVTKKSKLTQKLAASGGFAISLKKATAEDLKTIKAKL; encoded by the coding sequence ATGAAAAAAACAATTATTTTTGGCTTAGGGATACTTTCCCTGAGCTTATCGACTGTTGCCCAGTCGATCAAATCGCCCAATGGCCAATTAGAATTTGCCTTTGAAATAAAAGATGGAAAACCGTCTTACAAACTCAATTACAAGGACAAAGCCGTTGTGCGAAACAGCCGCTTAGGTCTTACGCTCAAAGACGCGCCAGCACTGCTGGAAGGTTTTGAAGTGAAAAAACAGGAAACAAAATCCGTAAACGAAAACTGGAATCCTGTTTTGGGTGAATTTAAAACCATCAAAAACAACTACAACGAATTGGCCGTTACGCTGCGCCAAGCCAAAGAAGACCGCGAAATTTTGGTTCGCTTCCGTGTGTTCAACGACGGTCTTGGATTTCGTTACGAATTTCCCCAACAAAAAAATCTGAATTATTTTGTAATCGCTGAAGAAGAAACGCAATTCGCACTTTCGGGCGACAACAAAGCGTGGTGGATTGCAGGCGATTACGACACGGAAGAATACAACTATGTTACTTCCAAACTTTCGGAAGTTCCTGCACGTTTCAAAGAAGGTTACGAACAAAATGTTTCGCAAACTGTCATTCCTAATGGTTTGCAAACGCCTTTGATGATGAAAAGCCAAGACGGTTTGTACATAAACCTTCACGAAGCTGCTTTGATGGACTACGCCGCCATGAACGTAGAGCTTGACAGCAAAAATTTTGTACTCAAAACGCACTTAACCCCAGACGCACAAGGCGCAAAAGGTTATATGCAAACGCCTTGTCAAAGCCCTTGGCGCACGATTGTGGTTTCTGACAAAGCCACTGATATTTTGGCTTCAAAATTGATTTTGAATCTGAACGAACCTTGTAAACTGCCTACGACGGACTGGATTAAGCCAGTAAAATATGTGGGCGTTTGGTGGCAAATGTTCTGCCCAAATCAGGGTTCTTGGTCGTATGCCGATGTGGACAATATCCATTTGGGCGTAACCGATTACAAAAAATTAACGCCTAACAAAACACACGCAGCCAACAACAAAAACGTAAAGAAATACATTGACTTTGCGGCCAAACATGGTTTTGATGCCGTGTTGGTAGAAGGTTGGAACGAAGGTTGGGAAGATTGGTTTGGCCACTCGAAAGAATTCGTTTTTGATTTCGTAACGCCTTATCCAGACTTTAACGTAAAAGAACTCAACGAGTACGCACAAAGCAAAGGCGTGCGCATCATCATGCACCACGAAACATCAGCTTCGGCAACCAACTACGAACGTTGGATGGACACAGCCTATAAATTCATGGTAAATCATGGTTACAAAGCTGTAAAATCGGGTTATGTGGGCAATATCATTCCGCGCGGCGAGCACCATTACAGCCAATGGATGGTAAAACATTATCACAGAGCTTTTACGCGTGCCGCCGACTACAAACTCATGGTAAACGCGCACGAAACCGTACACCTTACAGGTATGCACCGCACTTACCCGAACTACATTGCAGCGGAAGCGGCTCGCGGTACGGAGTACGAAACTTTTTCGGGTGTAAATCCAGAACATACTACTATTCTGCCATTTACGCGCCTGATGGGTGGCCCAATGGACTATACACCAGGTATTTTCCAAACGCAATTTAACTATTACAAATCCGACGATACACGTTTTATCAAAACTACTTTGGTGAAACAATTGGCTTTGTATGTAACCATGTACAGCCCACTGCAAATGGCTGCCGACATCATCGACAACTACGAACGTTTCCCTGATGCGTTCCAGTTCATTAAAGATGTGGCCGTAGATTGGGACGATACCAAAATCATTGAAGCCGAACCAGGCGACTACATTACGATTGCGCGTAAAGCCAAAGGCAAAGAAGATTGGTTTGTGGGCGGCATCACAGACGAAAATCCGCGTACTGCCAAATTTGATTTCTCGTTCTTGGACGACAAAGCAACCTATGTAGCCACAATTTACGCCGACGGCGCAGACGCACACTATGTTACGAAGCCTCAAAGCTACGCTATCCGCAAAGTGTTGGTAACCAAAAAATCTAAGTTGACGCAAAAGTTGGCGGCAAGTGGCGGTTTCGCGATCAGCCTTAAAAAAGCAACTGCCGAAGATTTGAAAACAATTAAAGCAAAACTTTAA
- the porX gene encoding T9SS response regulator signal transducer PorX yields the protein MQQYNILWADDEIDLLKPHILFLKNKNCDITPVTSGSDALEKCQENNYDIVFLDENMPGMTGLETLSQIKAMWPHLPVVMITKSEEEHIMEDAIGAKIADYLIKPINPNQILLSLKKILDNKRLVTEKTNLSYQQDFRQLAMAYNDRIGHEEWADIYKKLVFWELEIDNTENKSMSEVIVMQKDEANSNFARFVTDNYEEWLNDPDAERPVMSHQIMRKKVFPMLADTKDTSPVFFILIDNLRYDQWRILQPILQEYFLIEEESSYYSILPTATAYARNAIFAGQMPSEIERQYPNLWVGDDEEEGKNNHEDELLGKQLAKNKLGHVKFSYHKILTTAQGRDLADKIPNLFHNQFNAIVYNFVDMLSHARTDTAMIRELAPDESAYRSLTQSWFLHSPLLDILKKIAEKKGRVVITTDHGTIRVKRPFKIVGDKSVNTNLRYKQGKNLGFDSTNGVFVARKPERLFLPKPNVSTAYVFTTQDYFFAYPNNFNYYVNYYKDTFQHGGISLEEMILPFIVLSSK from the coding sequence ATGCAACAGTACAATATTTTGTGGGCAGACGATGAGATAGACCTTCTCAAACCGCATATTCTTTTCCTTAAAAATAAAAACTGCGACATCACGCCTGTAACCAGCGGCTCGGACGCATTGGAAAAATGTCAAGAAAACAACTACGACATTGTTTTCTTAGATGAAAATATGCCAGGCATGACGGGTTTGGAAACGCTCTCGCAAATCAAGGCAATGTGGCCGCATTTGCCTGTGGTGATGATTACCAAAAGCGAGGAAGAACACATCATGGAAGATGCTATCGGGGCAAAAATTGCGGATTATCTCATTAAGCCCATCAACCCGAACCAAATTTTGCTTTCGCTCAAAAAAATATTGGATAACAAAAGGCTCGTAACCGAAAAAACCAACTTGAGCTATCAGCAAGATTTTAGGCAGTTGGCCATGGCCTACAACGACCGCATCGGGCATGAGGAATGGGCAGATATTTATAAAAAACTCGTTTTCTGGGAGTTAGAAATTGACAATACCGAAAACAAAAGTATGTCGGAAGTTATCGTGATGCAAAAAGACGAGGCAAACTCCAATTTTGCGCGTTTCGTAACCGACAACTACGAAGAATGGCTCAACGACCCAGACGCAGAACGCCCTGTAATGTCGCATCAAATTATGCGCAAAAAAGTGTTTCCGATGCTGGCAGACACCAAAGATACTTCGCCTGTTTTCTTTATTTTGATAGATAATTTGCGCTACGACCAATGGCGCATTTTGCAACCGATTTTGCAGGAATATTTCTTGATAGAAGAAGAAAGTTCGTACTATTCGATTTTGCCAACGGCAACGGCTTACGCCCGTAACGCGATTTTTGCGGGACAAATGCCTTCGGAAATCGAACGCCAATATCCAAACCTTTGGGTTGGCGACGACGAGGAAGAAGGCAAGAACAACCACGAAGACGAACTTTTGGGCAAACAATTGGCAAAGAACAAGTTAGGACACGTCAAGTTTTCGTATCATAAAATCCTGACTACGGCGCAAGGCCGCGATTTGGCCGACAAAATCCCGAATTTGTTTCACAACCAGTTTAACGCCATTGTGTATAACTTTGTGGATATGCTTTCGCACGCACGCACGGACACGGCCATGATTCGGGAGTTAGCCCCTGACGAGTCGGCGTATCGTTCGCTTACGCAGTCGTGGTTTTTGCATTCGCCATTGCTGGATATTCTCAAGAAAATAGCCGAGAAAAAAGGCCGCGTTGTGATTACCACCGACCACGGCACTATCCGCGTGAAACGTCCGTTCAAAATCGTGGGCGACAAAAGCGTGAACACTAATTTGCGTTACAAACAAGGCAAAAATTTAGGTTTCGACTCGACCAACGGCGTATTTGTGGCACGCAAACCCGAACGTTTATTTTTGCCCAAACCCAATGTTTCGACGGCCTACGTGTTCACTACGCAAGATTATTTCTTTGCCTACCCCAACAATTTTAACTATTACGTGAACTATTACAAAGACACGTTCCAGCATGGCGGCATTTCGTTAGAAGAAATGATTTTGCCATTTATCGTGCTTTCTTCCAAATAA